A segment of the Niveibacterium umoris genome:
GCCCGCAACGCTCGCGGGTATCCGCCAGCGGCCAGCGCCAGCAGTTCTCGCAGCACGTCGGGGCCGGGCGGGACGATGCGTGGCGCTGCCGCCGGCGCGGCGTGCAACCACTCGATGCCCAGCGCACTGCGTACCTGTTCAAGCAGATCCGCCTCGGCCACCGGTTTGGTGACAAAGCCATTGCAACCGCTCTGCGCCCGCGCCTGCTCGGTGTTGTCATGCGCGTTGGCGGACACCATCACGATCGCGAGTGTGCTGTGCCCGGCTTCGCGCAGTTGGCGGCAGATCACCCATCCGGTCGTGTCGCGCAGGCTGATGTCGAGCAGCAGAAGATCCGGCGTGCGCTCGGCCAGCACCGCCAGGCAGGCGGCACCGCTATCGACTTCTTCGATGAGGAAGCCGAGCGGCTGCAGCATCGCGCGCAGCACGCCACGATGCGCGGCTTCGTCGTCCACGATCAGCACCTGCTGACGCCGCCCGAGGTAACCGCTGACCGGCGCCGCCAGCGCGCTGACTTCGACGCTCGGCAAGGTCGGCAGGTAGAGCCGCACGACGAAACGGCTCCCTTCGCCCCGCCTGCTGTAGAGCTGAATGTCACCGCCCATCAATTCAACGAGCAGACGCGTGATGGTGAGCCCGAGCCCGGTGCCCTCCGCCCCCACCCGGCCGGCGCCACGTTCGAAGGGCTGGAAGATGCGCTCATGCTCGGCCGCATCGATGCCGACCCCGGTGTCGATCACCTCGATGTGCGCAATCTCGCGGCGGTAGCGCACACGCAGGCAAACCTGGCCGTGCTCGGTGAATTTGACCGCGTTGCCTAGCAGGTTGATGAGGATCTGGCGCAAGCGCTTGGGGTCGGCATGCACGCGCTGCGGCAAGTGGCCGCGCGCCTCGTAGTGAAAGCTGAGGCCGGAGCTTTCTGCCAGCGGGCGGAACATCTTGACGATTTCGGTAAAGAATTCCTCCAGGTACAGCCCTTCCTGCTCCAACCGCAGCTTGCCCGCCTCGATGCGCGACAGATCGAGCAAGCCATCGACCAGGCTGGCGAGGTGTTCGCCGCTGCGGTGGATGGTGCTGACCGCATCACGCAAGCCGCCCGCCAGCGCCTGCTGGCGCAAGAGCACCTGCGAATAGCCGAGGATGCTGTTGAGCGGCGCGCGCATCTCGTGGCTCATACCGGTAACGAAGCGGCTCTTGGCAAGGTTGCCGCTTTCGGCGACCTCTTTCGCCTTCTGCAGCGCGGCGTCGGTCTGGCGGTGGGCATCGATCTCGCGCTGCAAGAGCTGGTTCTGCCGATCCGATTCCTCCTGCGCGACCACCCTGCTCTCGTTCGCCAGCACCAGCCACCAAGCCGCCACCGCGGTAAGCAGGAAGATCCCGGCGAACACCTTCCAGAACAGCGGCGCGAGGTCGGCCGACACCGGGCCGCCGGGATGCAGCAACTCCTGTGCATACAAGAGCCAGAGCATGGCGCCGAACACGCAGACCATGCCGCCAAGCACGAGCGCGAACTGCCCGACGCGACGCGCCATCGGCAGCGACACGCGATGCGGTAGCCAACCGGCCAACAGATCGGCGAGTTGTTCGTGCACCCGCGCGCCGGTCTTGCAGCGGTCGCCGCAACGCGCGTCCAGCGTGCAGCATAGCGAACAGATCGAGCCACCGTAGGCCGGACAGTGCGCCATGTCGTCCGATTCGAACTTGTTGCGGCATATCGCGCAGCGCATCACGCGGTGCCGCGGCCCGAAGTCCACCGGCGTGCGCGCAATCGTGTAACGCTGCCGCGTGAGCAGCGAAATCAGCGGCGCGGCGAGCAGCGACACCAGCAAGGCGATACCTGTGGAGGCCGGGCGCAGGCCCTCGCCGAACAGCCCCACGTAGACCGCCACAGACAGCACCGACGCAATCACCATAGCGCCGAAACCGGAGGGGTTGATGTCGTACAGGTAGGCGCGGCGGAATTCGATGGTTCTGGGCGAGAGGCCCAGCGGTTTGCTGATCACCAGATCGGCCACCACCGCGCCGACCCAGGCCACTGCAAGGTGTGCGTAGAGGCCCAGCACCTGCTCGATCGCTTCGAACACGCCCATCACCATCAGCAGCACAGCGATCAGCACGTTGAAGGCCAGCCACACCACACGCCCCGGATGGCTGTGCGTCAGCCGCGCGAAGAAGTTGGACCAGGCGAGCGACCCGGCGTAGGCGTTGGTGATGTTGATCTTCAGCTGCGACACGATGACGAACACGCCGGCAAGGAAGATTGCCCCCCCGTGATCGCCGACCACCTCCCGGAAGCCGATCAGGTACATCTGCATCGGTTCGAGCGCACGCGACAGTGGCATTTCGTGCTGCAAGACAAGGAAGGCCAGGAAGGCGCCACCGACCATCTTGGCCGCGCCCATCAGGATCCAGCCCGGCCCGGCCACGATCACCGCCAGCCACCAGCGCAGCTTGCGGCCGGGCGTGGGCTCTGGCATGAAACGCAGGAAGTCCACCTGCTCGCCAATCTGCGCGATCAGCGATGCCGCCACCGTGGCTGCCGCACCGAACGCAGCCCATGAGAATTCATCGCTGCCGGCGCTGCTGCCGTTGAGCGAACTGAAGGCGACGAAGGCCTCCGGATTCTTGATTGCCACCGCGATGAAAGGCAGGACCAGCAGCAGCAGCCACACCGGCTGGGTCCATATCTGCAGACGGCTGATCAGGGTGACGCCGTGGGTCACCAGCGGCACCACGATCAGTGCACTGAGCAGGTAGCCCACGCCGCGTGGCATGCCGAACCAGAGCTCGAAGGCCTGCGCCATGATCGCCGCTTCGATGGCAAAGAAGATGAAGGTGAAGCTGGCGTAGATCAGCGAGGTGATCGTGGAGCCGAGATAGCCAAAGCCCGCACCACGCGCCAGCAGATCCATGTCGAGCCCGTGGCGCGCAGCGCGATACGCAATCGGCAGACCGGTGAGGAAGATCACCAGGCTGACCACGGCGATCGCCCACATTGCGTTGGTGAAGCCGTAGCTCAGGGTGATGGCTGCACCAATCGCCTCCAGTGCAAGGAAGGACACTGCACCAAAAGCGGTATTCGCGACCCGGAACTCGCTCCATTTTCGGAAACTGCGCGGCGTGAATCGCAGCGCGTAGTCCTCCAGCGTTTCGTCCGACACCCAGCGGTTGTAGTCCCGCCGCACCTTCATGATGCGCTGTACCGGCTGCGCTTTGGCGACTTCCTGGTCCACCCGTAATCCCTCTGAAACGCGCGCGTCGACGCCAATGTTCACGCCGGACGCACGCAAGCGGCGTGCCCGATTGCGTGCAGTGTGTGGCGCCGATTCTGGTGTGCGCAGTGCGTATGCGCAGTACGTCAAATGACTTATTTCGCGTCTCCGCCCCTGATCCCAAAGTGCGTTCCAACAACGCAGCACATCACGACCGCCGCGGCGGCCAGTGCGGAACAAGAAACCCGGCTGCGTTGCTTTGAAGCCCGCGTTCATCAGGAGAGACCATCATGCGTGACCACGCTTCGCCCAAGCCCCGATCCACCCTTCGTCGCCATCTCATGCAGGGCATCGTCGCCCTGCCGCTGATTGGTCTGTCTGCCGTAGGCCAAGCCGCGCCGCCGGCCACCGCAGTGGTGAACACGACCAAGCTGGCCGTAACCGATACCGAAGTCACCGTCGGCCAGCTTCACTCGGCCACCGGCACCATGGCGATCTCGGAGACCGGCTCTATCCAGGCCGAACAACTGGCGATCGACCAGATCAACGCGATGGGCGGCGTGCTCGGCCGCAAGATCAAAGTGATCAAGGAAGACGGCGCCTCTGACTGGCCGACCTTCGCCGAAAAGTCAAAGAAGCTGCTGATCAACGACCGCGTCGCAGCAGTGTTCGGCTGCTGGACATCGGCCTCGCGCAAGGCGGTGCTGCCGATCTTCGAGAAGGAAAACGGGATGCTCTACTACCCCACCTTCTACGAGGGCCTCGAGCAATCCAAGAACGTGATCTACACCGGCCAGGAAGCGACCCAGCAGATTCTCTGGGGCCTCGACTGGGTGTCGAAGGAGAAGAAGGCCAAGACCTACTTCCTCGTCGGCTCTGATTACATCTGGCCGCGCACCTCGATGAAGATCGCGCGCAAGCACATCGAGGGCCACCTCGCCGGCAGCAAGGTCGTGGGTGAGGAGTACTACCCGCTCGGTCACACCCAGTTCAACTCGCTGATCAACAAGATCAAGGCGGCCAAGCCGGATGTCATCTTCATCGCGGTGGTGGGTGGCTCGAACGTGTCCTTCTACAAGCAGCTCAAGGCTGCCGGTGTGACGGCCGCGAAGCAGACGCTGCTGACGATCTCGGTCACCGAAGACGAAGTGCTGGGTATCGGTGGCGAGAACATGGCCGGCTTCTACGCCTCGATGAAGTACTTCCAGTCGCTCGACAACGCCAACAACAAGGCCTTCGTGCAGGCCTTCAAGGCCAAGTACGGCGCCAAGGCGGTGATTGGCGATGTGACGCAGGCGGCCTACCTGGGCCCGTGGTTGTGGAAGGCAACCGTCGAGAAAGCGGGCAGCTTCGATGTCGACAAGGTCGCGGCAGCGTCGAAGGACATCGAGTTCAAGGGCGCGCCTGAAGGCTACGTGAAGATCCACGCCAACCATCACCTGTGGAGCAAGACACGTATCGGCCAGGCCCAGGCTGACGGCCAGTTCAAGGTGGTCGCCGAGTCGCCGGACCTGATCGAGCCGAATCCTTTCCCCAAGGGTTACCAGTAACAGCCTGACCCGTCACCCCGGCCCACGCGGCTCGGGGTGACGGCCGCCTCGCGGTAACGCAAACGCACTTCACTCTGTACTTGGGAGGTAAGCACCATGGCATTCGCCGACATGCTCAACATCGGAATGATGCAAGGCTTCGCAGGGCTTAGCCTGTTCGCGGTGCTACTGCTGATGGGCCTTGGCCTGGCGATCATCTTCGGCCAGATGGGGGTGATCAACATGGCGCATGGCGAGTTCATGACGCTGGGCGCCTACACCATCTTCCTGTTCTCCTCGCTCTCCGAGAGCTTCTTCCCCCAATTCACACAAACGTATTTTCTGGTCGCCATCGTCGCGGCCTTCTTTGTCACTTTCCTGGCGGGCTGGTTCGTCGAATGGGCCTTGATCCGTCACCTTTACAAGCGCCCGCTCGATACGCTGCTGGCCACCTGGGGCGTCTCGCTCGGCATGCAGCAGTGCTTCCGCAGCTTCATCGGCCCCAAGGAAGTGAGTCCTACCCTGCCCGACTGGCTGATGGGTTCCTGGTCGCCGCATGAAGGGCTCGACATCCCGATCAACGGCCTCTTCGTGATGGCCCTGACGCTTGTCGTCACCAGCGGCATATTGCTGGCCCTCTACAAATCCCGCTGGGGCCTGCGCGTACGGGCCACGGTTGCCAACCGCGCGATGGCCAACGCGATCGGCATCAATACCAAGAAGACCGACCGCCTGACCTATGCCATCGGCTGCGGCATCGCAGGCGTTGCGGGTGCAGCCTTCACCACGATCGGTTCGACCGGCCCCACCAGTGGATCGCTCTACATCGTCGATGCCTTCCTCGTGGTCACCTTCGGGGGTGCTGCCAGTCTGCTTGGCACGGTGGCCTCGGCCTTCGGCATCGCGCAGATGCAATCGATCAGCGAATTCTTCATGACCGGCTCGATGGCCAAGGTGCTCACGCTGATGACCATCGTGGTGATCCTGATGATGCGGCCGCAGGGGCTGTTCGCCTCAAAGATCCGCCGCTAGTCATCGCCCCATGTACCCGCCCGGCGCCCGACCTGCAAAGCACTATCGGAGAAGCACATCATGAACAAGATCAAGGCATTCATCGATCAACGTGGCCTCGGCAGTTTCCTCATACTCGCCGCACTGATTCTGGTGGTGTTCCCGCTTGCGATGGACATCTTCCGGCTCAATCTCGTCGGCAAATACCTCACCTACGGCTTCGTCGCCATCGGCCTTGTGATGTGCTGGGGGTACGGCGGCGTGCTGAGCCTCGGGCAGGGGGTGTTCTTTGGCCTCGGGGGCTACGCGATGGCGATGTTCCTCAAGCTCGAAGCCTCTGACCCGATCAGCACGAAGATCCAGTCCACACCGGGCATCCCCGACTTCATGGACTGGAACCAGCTGACAGCGCTGCCGCTGTGGTGGGCACCGTTCAAGTACCTGCCGTTTGCGCTGATCGCGGTGCTGCTGGTGCCCACGCTACTCGCCTTCGTGATCAGCTTTGCGATGTTCAAGCGCCGCGTCGGCGGCGTGTACTTCGCCATCATCACGCAGGCGGTGGCATTGATCCTCTCGGTGCTGATCATCGGCCAGCAGGGTTACACCGGCGGGGTAAACGGCATCACCGATCTGAAGACCCTGCTCGGCTGGGACATCCGCACCAACAGCGCCAAGTACATCCTCTACTTCGCCAACGCCGCGTTGCTGCTCGGCTGCATCTACCTTTGCCTGTGGGTGCAGAAAAGCAAACTCGGCACGCTGTTGCTCGCGATGCGCGACAAAGAAGACCGGGTTCGTTTCTCCGGTTACGACGTGTCGATGTTCAAGGTGTTCGCCTTCTGCCTCGCCGCGATGCTCTCGGCGATTGGCGGCGCGATGTTCACGCTGCAGGTCGGCTTCATGTCACCGAGCTTCGTCGGCATCGTCCCGAGCATCGAGATGGTGATCTTCGCCGCAGTGGGTGGGCGCATGTCACTGATCGGCGCGGTGTACGGCGCCTTGCTGGTGAACTTCGGCAAGACGTATTTCTCCGAGAGCTTCCCCGACCTCTGGCTCTTCCTCATGGCAAGCCTCTTCATCGGCGTCGTGATGGCCTTCCCGAACGGACTGGCCGGTGTCTACACCAGCCACGTCAAGCCCTGGCTCGCGCGCCGCAAGGCCACTCAAATCAGATCACAGGCCCTTGCGGTGCCGCCGGCAGACAGCGCGCCGCAAACCGAAGAGGCCGAAATCCCCGGCCTGATCCGCGCCACCTGATCGCATACCTGCTCGTTGAAGGGAGCCTCACATGAGCAATACCGACTTCGTACTCGCGGTGGAAGATCTGACCGTGTCCTTCGATGGTTTCAAGGCGATCGACGCGCTGAACCTGTATGTCGACAAGGGTGAGCTGCGCGTGATCATCGGCCCCAACGGCGCCGGCAAGACCACGCTGCTCGACCTGATCTGCGGCCGCACCGCGGCCAGCGCCGGCAGCATCAAGTTCAAGAACGTGGAGATGACGCGGCTGGCCGAATACAAGCGGGTGCGTTCAGGCATCGGCCGCAAGTTCCAGACGCCTTCGATCTACGAAAACCTCAGCGTGTTCCAGAACCTTGAGGTGTCCTTCCCGCGTGGCCGCGGGGTGTTTGGCGCACTCGCCTTCAAGTGCGATCAGGAAGTGCGCGACCAGGTGCAGAGCGTGGCCAACGAGATCGGCCTGGGCGACCTGCTCGACATGGAGGCCGGCCTGCTCTCGCACGGCCAGAAGCAGTGGCTGGAGATCGGCATGTTGCTGATGCAGGACCCGGAGCTGCTGATGCTCGACGAGCCGATCGCCGGCATGAGCGCGCGCGAGCGCGAACTGACCGCGGACCTGCTCAAACGTATCTGCAAGAACCGCTCGATGATCGTGATCGAGCACGACATGGCCTTCGTTGCGCAGATCGCCCACAAGGTCACCGTGATGCACCAGGGAAAGATCCTCGCCGAGGGCTCGATGGAGAAAGTCCAGCAAGACCCCAAGGTCATCGACGTCTATCTGGGCCACTGAGAAAGGAACCCCAGCATGCTCAACGTATCCGATCTCGTCGTGTGTTACGGCCAGAGCGAAGCCCTGCACGGCATCTCGTTCGAGGCGAACAAGAACGAAACCGTGGCGATCATGGGCCGCAACGGCATGGGCAAGACCACGCTGTTCAAATCGCTGATGGGCGTGCTGCCCACCCGCAGCGGCTCGATCCAGGTGGCGGGGAAGGAAGTCTCGAAAGACGAGAGCTTCCGCCGCGTCGCCAAGGGCATCGCCTATGTGCCGCAAGGCCGGATGATCTTCCCCACCCTGTCGGTCGAAGAAAACATCCAGACCGGGCTGGAGAACGCCGCCGTGAAGAAGGTGCCGGACGAGATCTATGCGCTCTTCCCGGTGTTGTGGGAGATGCGCCGTCGCAAGGGCGGCAACCTTTCCGGCGGCCAGCAGCAACAGCTGGCGATCGCACGCGCGCTGGTCACCGATCCGAAGGTGCTGCTGCTCGATGAACCGACCGAGGGGATCCAGCCTTCGATCATCAAGGACATCGCCAAGGCGCTCAACGAGATCCGCAAGATGCGCGAAATCACGATCGTCGTCTCGGAGCAGGTACTGAGCTTTGCGATGGACGTGGCCGACCGCCTCTTCGTCATCGAAGGCGGGCGCCTGGTTCACGAGAGCCCGCGTGCCAGCACCGACGTCGGCCACATCAAGCAGTTCCTGTCCGTCTAGCCAGCAGGGCTGCGCAGTCAATCAAGCGTTTTCATCGGGAGTTCCCGGGGGCGGCCCGAGTGCCGCGCCCGCTTATCAAGGAGGTGTGCCATGCCTGAAACACTCATCAAAGTCGACCTGAAGCAGTCGCCCTACGAGAACGAGAACATCCACAACCGCTGGCATCCGGATATCCCGATGGCCTGCTGGGTCAAGCCCGGAGACGACTTCGTGCTGGAAACCTACGACTGGACCGGCGGCTACATCCAGAACAACGACAGCGCAGACGACGTGCGCGACGTGGATCTTTCCACGGTGCACTTCCTCTCCGGCCCGGTCGGGGTGCACGGCGCCGAGCCGGGCGATCTGCTGGTGGTCGAGCTGCTCGACATCGGCGCCAAGCAGGACAGCCTGTGGGGCTTCAACGGCTTCTTCTCGAAGAACAACGGCGGCGGCTTCCTTGTCGATCACTTTCCGCAGGCGCAGAAATCGATCTGGGACATCGAGGGCATGTTCACCAAGAGCCGCCATGTGCCCGGCGTGCGCTACGCGGGCCTGATCCACCCCGGCCTGATCGGCTGCCTGCCCGACCCGAAGATGCTGGAAACCTGGAACACGCGCGAAGTGGACTTCATCGCCACCCAGCCCGATCGCGTGCCGCCGCTCGCCAACCCGCCGTTCGCCAAGACCGCGCACGCGGGCAAGGCCAAGGGCGAGGTGGCCGCGAAGATTGCCGCCGAAGGCGCGCGCACCGTGCCGCCACGCGAACACGGCGGCAACTGCGACATCAAGGATCTGTCGCGTGGCTCGAAGATCTTCTTCCCGGTCTACGTCGAAGGCGCGGGCCTCTCGGTCGGCGACCTGCACTTCTCGCAGGGCGATGGCGAGATCAGTTTCTGCGGCGCGATCGAAATGGCCGGTTGGGTGCACATGAAGGTCTCGCTGATCAAGGGTGGCATGGCCAAGTACGGCATCAAGAACCCGATCTTCAAGCCCAGCCCGATCACGCCCAAGTACGACGATTACCTGATCTTCGAAGGCATCTCGGTCGACGAGCAAGGCAAGCAGCACTACCTCGATGTGCATGTTGCCTACCGCCAGGCCTGCCTCAACGCGATCGAGTACCTGAAGAAGTTCGGCTACTCCGGCGCGCAGGCGTACTCGATCCTCGGCACCGCGCCCTGCCAGGGCCACATCAGCGGCGTCGTCGATATCCCCAATGCCTGCGCCACGCTGTGGCTGCCGACCGACATCTTCGAGTTCGACATCAACCCGAGCGCTGCCGGGCCGGTGAAGTACCTCGACGGTTCGATCGACATGCCGATCTCGCCCGACCTTTAAGCGCATGAGGCCCTCTCCGCGCCGCGGAGAGGGCAAGTCCCACGGATCAGGAGTTGTGCCATGCCTCTCTACGACTACGAGTGCCCGGACTGCGGCGGCTTCGAGACCCTGCGCAGCATCGCCAGCCGCGACGCGCCCACCTTCTGCCCGCGCTGCGGTACACGCGCCTCACGGGTGCAGACCCTGTCGGCGCTATCGCTGATGGACGGCAACACCCGCAGCGCCCACGCCACCAACGAGCGCGCGCGCCACGAACCCAAGCGATCCAGTACGCACGTTCACGGGCCCGGCTGCGGCTGTGGTAGCGGCATAAGCAAGAGCACAGCAAGAGCCCCCGACGGCAGCAAGTCATTCCCTGGAAAACGGCCTTGGATGATCAGCCACTAGACGTATCCGCGAAGCAATTCCAAACGGTCGCGTGATTTGGTCACAACTGAATCATCACAATGTCCGGACCACTGGGAGCTACACCGACGATCAAGGAGGCTTCGGCACCGTCCGGCGACGCGCGCGGCCTCACCCGTCGCGGGCATTTCATTCTCGATGCATGTGAAGCAAGGTAACGTCCCAAGGTGGGCTCGCGGCGAATCCTGAACTGATGCTGTGTGACGATTGCTGGCGCGACGGGTTCTGTTGCGCCCGCTCCACATAGCGCCATCTGCCGAAGCCCCAGAAGCCGACCCACCGGATGCTCCACTTGGATGGTCGGCAAAACAGTGAGCTATCGCCGCCTCACGGAATCCCTGCTTTCCTGACCGCCCTCTGGTGCTGAAATCCAAGTGAATGTCGTGCCAGTCCTGCCAGCAACGTCCGCAGGGGAACGGTTGTGCAGTTTCCCGGGACGCGGGGGCGGTCAATCAGCGCCCTTCATCGAGCAAAAGCGATTGAACGACTGATTTGGGTCGTACCCCTGACTGTGACGGACGATGGACCGCTGTCCGCTTACAGCCTTTAGCCGCAATCGCCCCCCAACACAGATTGCGCCCACTGCGGTTCGCTGGGCGCATCCGTTCCGCGAGTCTCGTCGCTCGCTCAACGAGCCAGACGCCGACGGGTTCGTGGCACCTCTAATTCCGTTGGATATCCGTAACGCTATTCGTTGGCATTCATGGATTTGTCATTTCCATAGACGCCCCAAGAATCGCCGCGAACCGCACCAATACTGGGGCGCTGTTTGCAACTATTTTGCCCGCAGGGTTTTCGCCGTTTGTACCTTTATTGGCACGTTTGCACCTTTAATAGGACGTACCAGCAACGAATCTATTTGACGGGCGCATCAGCGACGTCTAAATTACTGACCAGTTAGTCAGTTTTGCTGTCCGCAAGCGGAACGAGGGTGGGGCCCTATCCATGAAGGCGTTATCAAAAGCGGCGGAGCCGTTGAGGCAGCGGCGGAAGCAGGCGCGCCCGAGCGAACTCTCGGCGGCGGCGCTTGAGCTGTTTGTCGAGAAAGGTTTCGCGGCTACCCGGCTCGACGAAATCGCGGGACGGGCGGGGGTGTCGAAGGGCACGCTGTATCTTTACTTCGATAGCAAGGAAGCGCTGTTCACCGCGGTGATCCGTGACGGGATTCTGCCGCTGATCGAGGCCGCCGAAGCGCAGTTGTCCGGCATGCTCGATGATCCAGAGGGCATGCTGCGTGCCATCCTGTTTGCGTGGTGGGACAACGTCGGCGCAACCGCACTGGGTGGCATCCCCAAGGTGATGATTGCCGAAGCGATGAACTTCCCGGATGTGGCGCGCTTCTACCACGAGAATGTGATCCAGCGCGGCCGGCGACTGGTCGAAACGGCGCTGAAGACAGGTATCGATCAGGGGCGATTCCGGCCGATCAACATCGAACAAACCGCCTCGCTTTTCTTTGTTCCGGCCATGCATGTCGCCGTCTGGCGCAATTCGCTGGCGTTCTGCGAGGTCTGCCAACAGGACCCGCGGGAGTTTCTAGAGAACTTCCTCGAAATTTTCTTGCGCGGCCTTCGCGCCACCGAGAAAGGAATCCCCGAATGAAATCGCGCACGATACTGGCGCTGTGCGGCGTCGCCTGCCTGTCGCTGGCCGGCTGCTCCCGCGAAACGCCGCCACAGGATAACGTCCGCCCCGCAGTGGTCAGGACGGTGAGCCTTGCCGACACCTCGCAGCTCTCGGTTTACGCCGGCGAAGTCCGCGCCCGGCACGAAGCGGACCTTGCCTTCCGGGTTGGGGGCAAAGTGGTCGAACGGGTGGTCACGCTTGGCGCTCGGGTCAAGAAGGGCGACCTGATCGCGCGTATCGATCCGCAAGATGTCGAACTGAATGCGGAGGCGGCCAAACAGCAAGTGATCGCGGCTTCTGCTGATCTTGCGCTCGCAAAAGCAGAATTCGATCGCACCAAGTCGCTTGCCGACCAGCACTTCGTCAGCGGTTCGGTACTCGACCAGCGTCGTGCCAGCCTGCTCGCGGCGCAGGCACGCTTGCAACAAGCGCGCGCCCAGGCCGACGTGGCGAGCAACCAGTCTGGCTACTCGCGGCTGCTCGCCGATCGCGATGGTGCGATCACCGCGACGCCGGTCGACGCCGGCCAGGTGGTATCGGCCGGGCAAGCGGTAGTGCGCATCGCAGCTTCGAACGAACGCGAAATCCTGATCTACGTGCCCGAACAGCGCATCAACACCGTGGTTGCCGGCACGGCGGTTGCGGTGCGGCCCTGGGCCGCGCAAGACCAGGTCTTCAACGGGGTAGTCCGGGAAGTGGCTGCGTCAGCGGATACCGCCACCCGCACCTATTCGGTACGCATCTCGGTACCCAAGGCTGACGACAAGCTGGCGCTTGGCGCCACCGCCGCGGTGGTGTTCCCGACGACGCAGAAGTCCCGCGTGATCCTCCCGCATGGCGCGCTCGTCCAACAAGGCGGTGCGTCGAGCGTATGGGTTGTGGGCAGTGACAACGTGGCAAGGGCGCGGCCGGTCGCGGTGGGCGCCTGGCGGGAAGACGGCGCGTTGATCGAAGGCGGCCTCGCGAACGGCGATCGCGTGATCGTCGTCGGTGCGCACCGCATTACGGCTGGCGACAAGGTCAAACCGGTACCGGAAGCGACTCCGGTCGCGCTGGACGGCAAGCGATGAAGCGCTTCAACCTTTCCGATTGGGGCCTGCGCCATCAGGCGCTGGTGCTCTACCTGATGGTCGTGCTGACCGTCGTGGGCCTGGCGTCCTACACCCACCTCGGCCAGTCCGAAGACCCGCCCTTCACCTTCAAGGTCATGGTGATCCGCACCAACTGGCCGGGCGCCAGCGCGACCGAGGTGGAAGAGCAGGTCACCGACAAGATCGAGAAGAAGGTTCAGGAACTCGGCGCGACCGACTTCATCCGCAGCTACTCCAAGCCCGGTGAGTCGCAGGTCTTCCTGATCTTCAAGGACTCGACCAACTCCAGCAAGATGCCGGAGCTGTTCTATCAGGTCCGCAAACGCATCGGCGACATCCGCTACATGCTGCCAAGCGGCGTGCAGGGGCCCTACTTCAATGACGAGTTCGGCGACACCTTCGGCAATATCTTCGCGCTCGTCGGTGACGGCCTGCCCTATGCCGAACTCAAGCGCTACGCCGAAACGATTCGCGGCGAACTGCTCAAGGTCCCCGACGTTGCCAAGGTCGAT
Coding sequences within it:
- the urtD gene encoding urea ABC transporter ATP-binding protein UrtD, encoding MSNTDFVLAVEDLTVSFDGFKAIDALNLYVDKGELRVIIGPNGAGKTTLLDLICGRTAASAGSIKFKNVEMTRLAEYKRVRSGIGRKFQTPSIYENLSVFQNLEVSFPRGRGVFGALAFKCDQEVRDQVQSVANEIGLGDLLDMEAGLLSHGQKQWLEIGMLLMQDPELLMLDEPIAGMSARERELTADLLKRICKNRSMIVIEHDMAFVAQIAHKVTVMHQGKILAEGSMEKVQQDPKVIDVYLGH
- the urtE gene encoding urea ABC transporter ATP-binding subunit UrtE, yielding MLNVSDLVVCYGQSEALHGISFEANKNETVAIMGRNGMGKTTLFKSLMGVLPTRSGSIQVAGKEVSKDESFRRVAKGIAYVPQGRMIFPTLSVEENIQTGLENAAVKKVPDEIYALFPVLWEMRRRKGGNLSGGQQQQLAIARALVTDPKVLLLDEPTEGIQPSIIKDIAKALNEIRKMREITIVVSEQVLSFAMDVADRLFVIEGGRLVHESPRASTDVGHIKQFLSV
- the fmdA gene encoding formamidase; this translates as MPETLIKVDLKQSPYENENIHNRWHPDIPMACWVKPGDDFVLETYDWTGGYIQNNDSADDVRDVDLSTVHFLSGPVGVHGAEPGDLLVVELLDIGAKQDSLWGFNGFFSKNNGGGFLVDHFPQAQKSIWDIEGMFTKSRHVPGVRYAGLIHPGLIGCLPDPKMLETWNTREVDFIATQPDRVPPLANPPFAKTAHAGKAKGEVAAKIAAEGARTVPPREHGGNCDIKDLSRGSKIFFPVYVEGAGLSVGDLHFSQGDGEISFCGAIEMAGWVHMKVSLIKGGMAKYGIKNPIFKPSPITPKYDDYLIFEGISVDEQGKQHYLDVHVAYRQACLNAIEYLKKFGYSGAQAYSILGTAPCQGHISGVVDIPNACATLWLPTDIFEFDINPSAAGPVKYLDGSIDMPISPDL
- a CDS encoding zinc ribbon domain-containing protein, giving the protein MPLYDYECPDCGGFETLRSIASRDAPTFCPRCGTRASRVQTLSALSLMDGNTRSAHATNERARHEPKRSSTHVHGPGCGCGSGISKSTARAPDGSKSFPGKRPWMISH
- a CDS encoding TetR/AcrR family transcriptional regulator, with the translated sequence MKALSKAAEPLRQRRKQARPSELSAAALELFVEKGFAATRLDEIAGRAGVSKGTLYLYFDSKEALFTAVIRDGILPLIEAAEAQLSGMLDDPEGMLRAILFAWWDNVGATALGGIPKVMIAEAMNFPDVARFYHENVIQRGRRLVETALKTGIDQGRFRPINIEQTASLFFVPAMHVAVWRNSLAFCEVCQQDPREFLENFLEIFLRGLRATEKGIPE
- a CDS encoding efflux RND transporter periplasmic adaptor subunit, with the protein product MKSRTILALCGVACLSLAGCSRETPPQDNVRPAVVRTVSLADTSQLSVYAGEVRARHEADLAFRVGGKVVERVVTLGARVKKGDLIARIDPQDVELNAEAAKQQVIAASADLALAKAEFDRTKSLADQHFVSGSVLDQRRASLLAAQARLQQARAQADVASNQSGYSRLLADRDGAITATPVDAGQVVSAGQAVVRIAASNEREILIYVPEQRINTVVAGTAVAVRPWAAQDQVFNGVVREVAASADTATRTYSVRISVPKADDKLALGATAAVVFPTTQKSRVILPHGALVQQGGASSVWVVGSDNVARARPVAVGAWREDGALIEGGLANGDRVIVVGAHRITAGDKVKPVPEATPVALDGKR